The DNA sequence AGTTGCGTCTGCCAAGGCAAGGGTCTCACTTCATAGGCCGTATTGCCCTTACTAAGCAAAACAACACTTTCAAGATGCGTCACATGGTGCACAATCGAAGTTTTCAGTACTTCTTCGGAGAACAGATCATAAATGGTTTTACCTTTATAATCCTCATACTTCAGAATTTGTTTTTTCAAATCGGGAAGTTGTGCCGTCAAATCATGCCTCAGGGCCGTGGGATACTGCTTTTCACCGTTGTATTGGCAAATCAACTGCTCGATATCACCATTGGCATCGAAGTCGTTGATATAACAGCTCAGTGGTTTTTCTTCACTTGCCCTAAATCTTGAGTTGAGGCCATGGTTGCCCACAACGAAATCAGGAAACCCATCGTTGTTCAAATCTGCGGTTTCAACCACATTCCACCAGCCCGAAGTGGTTGACAAACCTGAGCCCGCAGATATGTCGACAAATTCATTTTCACGGTTTTCAAAAAGTTTGATGCCCATCCATTCGCCTACCACTATGAGATCATCATCTTGATCTTGATCAACATCTACCCAAAGGGCATCAGTGACCATTCCTATATTCTCCAATGCTTTGGCGAGTTCTAATGTAGCATTTGTAAAACTTCCCTGTCCGCCATTCTGCAGCAAAAAACTGCTCACCGGCACCCCATAGGCATTATTGTTCATTCGAGTACCCACAAAAAGATCTATATCGCCATCTTTATCAAAATCTGTAGCGGCAACTGTCGAGGTGTGCTGGGGAGTGGTCACGGGGAGCGACTGGCCCGAGTTGCTGAAAACCCCTCTGCCGTCATTGGTATACAAACGGTCGACGAGCGCAAAAGAGGCGCTTCCGAACTCACTGCTGCCGCTTGTCACATATAGATCTTGGTCTCCATCTCCATCCGCATCAAAAAACAAGCACTCCACATCTTCAGATGCCTTATCCTTTTCGAAAGCCTCTTGCCTTGAAAGTGAAAAGCCCTGCCCATTGCCCAAAAACAATAGTCCGGATTGATCTTTGGCCCCTCCGATGTATAGGTCATCTTGACCATCGTTGTCTACATCGGCAATAGCGACCCTTGGCCCTTGGGTCGAATTCATATGATAGATCAGGGCTTCTTTGTCAAAATCAACGAAGACGCTTTCTTGATGCTTGAAAGAGGCTGTTTCATCTACCATGATTTCTTGAAAAATAGGTGTATTGGGCGCCTTTATGGCCTGTACTTTTTTTGACGCATCCTTTTCATGAAGTTCGAGCAACTGGTTGACCTTGACTTCGGTGAGCACCGTTTGTGCACCATAGGGCCAATCGACCAACAACGAATCGATTGTTTGATATTCGCCCAGCCCGAAATGGAGAATATGATCTACAGAAGACTGAAAACCACGGTTGGGATGCTGCTCTTGATAAAAGACTTTTTCGCCTATTTTCAGGGTAATTTGGGCCCCAAGGGCATTTACATTTTCTTTATCGCCAACCAATTTGATTTTCAGGTAATTTGCTGTTCCCAGCCCATCTGTTCCATTTCGATAGACAGACAAAGGTTGGTTAACATTATTGACAACCAAATCGAGATCTCCATCATTGTCTAAATCGCCATAGGCAGCACCACTGGAACTTCCTTCCAAATTCAATCCCCATTGATCTGAAACATCTTCAAACCGCAAATTTGATTTACCTGAATAGGCATAGTTGGAAATATGCTCTGAGGGAATAAGATCTATCAATTGTTTATAATCAACCCCCTCTTCTTTAATCACCATACGGGCTACTTCTTCATTCGCGATGAACTGAATGAAGTCTTGATCCAAGATGTCTTGATAGATACCGTTTGTGATATAAACATCTTTGGTGCCACTATTATCAAAATCGGCCAACAAAACACTCCAGCTCCAATCGGTGGCCTCGACCCCTGAGTATCGGGCCACTTCGCTGAACCTTATTCCATCGGCGTCAATGTCGCCCAGGTTCAATTGCAGGGTGTTTCGCGTAAACTGATGGTAATAATCATTTTTGAGATTGTGCCGGTATTTATCCCAATTCTCAAACGTCATACTAGTTTTGAAGCGGTCATTGGTCTGTGGCAGCATATCGTTCACAAATATTTCAGGATAACCATCACCGGTCAAATCTGCGGCATCAACCCCCATCGAGGTAAGACTGGTGGCCTTTATTTTATCGGTCAAACTTTCACTGAACGTGCCATCACCATTGTTCATGTAGAGATAATCGCGCTCAAAAAAATCGTTGGCGACATATAAATCTTGCCAACCGTCACGATTGAAGTCTGCCAC is a window from the Muricauda sp. SCSIO 65647 genome containing:
- a CDS encoding VCBS repeat-containing protein; protein product: MDKLGKYLLVVALFSLLFGCGEDKKPFEGTLFELLPETHTRISFSNELKSTNDFNIYKYRNFYNGAGVGLGDVNNDGLLDIYLTANMETNKLFINKGNLVFEDMTEKAGVAGKRAWSTGVAMVDINADGWLDIYVCNSGDVAGDNKQNEFFINNGDGTFTDRAEEMGLADRGFSTHAVFFDYDKDGDLDMYQLNNSYRSIGSFNLQQNERPIRDSLGGDKLYRNNDGTFSDVAEEAGIYGSIIGFGLGVAVADFNRDGWQDLYVANDFFERDYLYMNNGDGTFSESLTDKIKATSLTSMGVDAADLTGDGYPEIFVNDMLPQTNDRFKTSMTFENWDKYRHNLKNDYYHQFTRNTLQLNLGDIDADGIRFSEVARYSGVEATDWSWSVLLADFDNSGTKDVYITNGIYQDILDQDFIQFIANEEVARMVIKEEGVDYKQLIDLIPSEHISNYAYSGKSNLRFEDVSDQWGLNLEGSSSGAAYGDLDNDGDLDLVVNNVNQPLSVYRNGTDGLGTANYLKIKLVGDKENVNALGAQITLKIGEKVFYQEQHPNRGFQSSVDHILHFGLGEYQTIDSLLVDWPYGAQTVLTEVKVNQLLELHEKDASKKVQAIKAPNTPIFQEIMVDETASFKHQESVFVDFDKEALIYHMNSTQGPRVAIADVDNDGQDDLYIGGAKDQSGLLFLGNGQGFSLSRQEAFEKDKASEDVECLFFDADGDGDQDLYVTSGSSEFGSASFALVDRLYTNDGRGVFSNSGQSLPVTTPQHTSTVAATDFDKDGDIDLFVGTRMNNNAYGVPVSSFLLQNGGQGSFTNATLELAKALENIGMVTDALWVDVDQDQDDDLIVVGEWMGIKLFENRENEFVDISAGSGLSTTSGWWNVVETADLNNDGFPDFVVGNHGLNSRFRASEEKPLSCYINDFDANGDIEQLICQYNGEKQYPTALRHDLTAQLPDLKKQILKYEDYKGKTIYDLFSEEVLKTSIVHHVTHLESVVLLSKGNTAYEVRPLPWQTQLTPIYAVEIYDFDGDGHKDIVLGGNLYKAKPEVGRYDAAFGVFLKGDGKGDFEVIPLKKTGLVLDGEIRDLKLVGIAGKKRLLVARNNDTPQIFEFGTDEKVAIR